A genomic stretch from Longimicrobium sp. includes:
- a CDS encoding SLC13 family permease → MSEAAGRGSTLLQDPPGEFLWPADRPGEHLPPPPASPAPRRRLSRGAALQWGASALGLAAAIGVFLAPTPAGLTPAGQAACAVFLVCTTLWITDLVPIGVTGLLAVSLLTLTGAMEAGDIYASFGNSAVFFIIGVFMLAAATIHSGLSKRLALFFLRRFEQGPHALAAGIMLTAVFMTVWMPAQAT, encoded by the coding sequence GTGAGCGAGGCGGCGGGGCGGGGATCCACCCTGCTCCAGGACCCGCCCGGCGAGTTCCTGTGGCCGGCCGACCGCCCCGGCGAGCACCTTCCGCCCCCTCCGGCCTCCCCCGCGCCCCGGCGCCGGCTCAGCCGCGGCGCGGCGCTGCAGTGGGGCGCGTCGGCGCTGGGGCTGGCGGCGGCCATCGGCGTGTTCCTGGCGCCCACCCCGGCCGGGCTCACGCCGGCGGGGCAGGCCGCCTGCGCCGTCTTCCTGGTGTGCACCACGCTGTGGATCACCGACCTGGTGCCCATCGGCGTCACCGGGCTGCTGGCGGTGTCGCTGCTGACGCTCACCGGGGCCATGGAGGCCGGCGACATCTACGCCTCGTTCGGCAACTCGGCGGTGTTCTTCATCATCGGCGTCTTCATGCTGGCCGCGGCCACCATCCACTCGGGGCTCAGCAAGCGGCTGGCGCTCTTCTTTCTGCGCAGGTTCGAGCAGGGCCCGCACGCGCTGGCGGCCGGAATCATGCTCACGGCCGTCTTCATGACCGTGTGGATGCCCGCGCAGGCCAC
- a CDS encoding 3'(2'),5'-bisphosphate nucleotidase CysQ — MPQASSILPAGAYRAELRAAVRAARAGARAAMPFYGEQASRAKDDGSPVTAADEAAHRAIARVLAREFPADAVLSEEARDPAGRMGARRVWIVDPLDGTREFLARNGEFAVMVGLAVDGRAVAGAVVLPATGVLYAAAQGQGAWVAHEGRRRRLRARPAPAGAPRLVGSRSHPDPLLVTMQEALGITDVRPAGSVGIKCALVAEGERDLYVHPVPYLKEWDTCAPEVVLREAGGTVTDCRGEPLAYNKADPRQPHGILAAAPGVAERAGPVLMRVYAEAAGGGP; from the coding sequence ATGCCGCAGGCCTCATCCATCCTCCCCGCCGGCGCCTATCGCGCCGAGCTTCGCGCCGCCGTACGAGCCGCGCGCGCCGGCGCCCGCGCCGCCATGCCCTTCTACGGCGAGCAGGCCAGCCGCGCCAAGGACGACGGCTCGCCCGTCACCGCGGCCGACGAGGCCGCCCACCGCGCCATCGCGCGGGTGCTGGCGCGCGAGTTTCCCGCCGACGCCGTGCTCTCGGAAGAGGCGCGCGACCCCGCCGGCCGGATGGGCGCGCGGCGGGTGTGGATCGTGGACCCGCTGGACGGCACGCGCGAGTTCCTGGCCCGCAACGGCGAGTTCGCCGTGATGGTGGGGCTGGCTGTGGACGGGCGCGCCGTGGCGGGGGCGGTGGTGCTTCCCGCGACGGGGGTGCTGTACGCCGCCGCGCAGGGGCAGGGCGCCTGGGTGGCGCACGAGGGCCGGCGCAGGCGGCTGCGGGCCCGTCCCGCCCCCGCGGGGGCGCCGCGGCTGGTGGGCTCGCGCTCGCACCCTGACCCGCTGCTGGTGACCATGCAGGAGGCGCTGGGCATCACCGACGTGCGCCCGGCGGGCTCGGTCGGCATCAAGTGCGCGCTGGTGGCCGAGGGCGAGCGCGACCTGTACGTGCACCCGGTGCCGTACCTGAAGGAGTGGGACACCTGCGCACCGGAGGTGGTGCTGCGCGAGGCGGGCGGCACCGTCACCGACTGCCGGGGCGAGCCCCTGGCCTACAACAAGGCCGATCCGCGCCAGCCCCACGGCATTCTCGCGGCCGCGCCCGGCGTGGCCGAGCGCGCGGGCCCCGTGCTGATGCGGGTGTACGCCGAGGCGGCGGGAGGGGGGCCGTGA